A genomic region of Oryza glaberrima chromosome 1, OglaRS2, whole genome shotgun sequence contains the following coding sequences:
- the LOC127760365 gene encoding F-box/FBD/LRR-repeat protein At2g04230-like — MEAVIAECRPKPLFTTGPFLSAVGGGGGGVDRISGLPDDLLFVILSKLPVMDAVATSALSPRWKSLWSSVPLRLDDAGLLHRRDGTRLGREGVAATVSAVLAAHPGPVPAASVGCCLSSDDQGYQLGGWLRALAAKGVRQLCLMGAPWSPRAALPSAVFSCSSLRRLFLGSVQCNWDLIPDHACFPELREIQICNAVMKSQDLSLVLAVCPALETVEILASRNKIPTVRMSSHTIRNTLLWKSVAKEVNVLDTPCLSRVVLWQDLLLPHSRYNSKVTISRATKMRIFGYLDTGINTLVINETTVKVNTNISFKTLIPSVKVLGLCVHFGVRKEALMSISFLRCFPEVETLHITSKTDKASEAEQFSFWGKVAPVECVTSHLKKLVFHGMPWCPGNLEFLKFIVEGAYLLEKVLIVLPKGTYTSMHSVITKLKLAPLTSASWASHICKMEVVQSSQGTLSYQRASDRSVDDPLDYSL, encoded by the exons ATGGAGGCGGTCATCGCGGAGTGCCGCCCCAAGCCTCTCTTCACCACCGGGCCCTTCCTctccgccgtcggcggcggcggcggcggcgtcgaccgcATCTCCGGGctccccgacgacctcctctTTGTCATCCTCTCCAAGCTCCCCGTCATGGATGCCGTGGCGACGTCCGCCCTCTCCCCCCGCTGGAAGAGCCTCTGGTCCAGCGTCCCGCTCCgcctcgacgacgccggcctcctccaccgccgcgacggCACGCGCCTCGGCCGGGAAGgagtcgccgccaccgtctccgccgtcctcgccgcccaccCAGGCCCCGTGCCCGCGGCCTCCGTTGGGTGCTGCCTCTCCTCCGACGACCAGGGCTACCAGCTGGGAGGCTGGCTCCGAGCCCTCGCCGCCAAGGGCGTTCGGCAACTGTGCCTGATGGGCGCGCCATGGTCGCCGCGCGCTGCTCTCCCCTCCGCTGTGTTCTCCTGCTCATCCCTGCGGCGTCTGTTCCTTGGTTCCGTGCAATGCAACTGGGACCTCATACCAGACCATGCCTGCTTCCCTGAGCTACGAGAGATCCAGATATGCAACGCCGTAATGAAGAGCCAGGATCTGTCCCTTGTTTTGGCTGTCTGCCCAGCGCTTGAGACAGTGGAGATTCTTGCGAGCCGTAACAAAATCCCCACCGTGCGAATGAGTAGCCATACTATCCGCAATACTTTGCTATGGAAGTCGGTGGCCAAGGAAGTGAACGTTTTGGACACCCCTTGCCTCAGCAGGGTTGTTTTGTGGCAGGATCTTCTGCTGCCCCACTCAAGATATAATTCTAAGGTCACAATCAGCCGTGCCACCAAAATGCGCATTTTCGGTTACCTGGACACCGGCATCAACACTTTGGTGATCAACGAAACCACAGTTAAG GTAAACACAAATATAAGCTTCAAGACACTTATCCCCAGCGTGAAGGTTTTGGGTCTCTGTGTTCATTTCGGAGTACGAAAGGAGGCTTTGATGTCCATCAGCTTCCTTAGGTGTTTTCCAGAGGTTGAGACACTACATATAACT AGCAAAACGGACAAGGCTTCAGAAGCCGAACAATTCAGTTTCTGGGGAAAGGTTGCTCCTGTTGAGTGTGTGACCTCTCATCTCAAGAAGTTAGTGTTCCATGGGATGCCATGGTGTCCTGGAAACCTTGAGTTTCTCAAATTCATCGTGGAAGGGGCATACTTGCTAGAGAAGGTGTTGATTGTTCTTCCTAAAGGAACTTACACTAGCATGCATAGCGTTATCACCAAACTCAAGTTAGCACCTTTGACCTCTGCAAGTTGGGCTAGTCACATCTGTAAAATGGAGGTTGTCCAATCCAGTCAAGGAACTTTGAGCTACCAAAGGGCATCTGATCGTTCCGTCGATGATCCTTTAGATTATTCCCTGTAG